The Methanotorris formicicus Mc-S-70 DNA window AACACCACCAGACATGTATGAACCGAGCCAGATTTGGTCGTATAACATTGCTCCCGAAGCAACAACCTCTAATGATTGCTCAACTGGGTCATCACTCACTCTTGTTGTTTGGACGACATCTGCTAAGATACCGAATGGAATTCCACCAGGTTCATTTGGACCTCTTGCCCTTCTTGCAGGTAAGAGTGTACCCATTTGAATAACGTCTGCGTGCTTTGCAGCGTAGGAGAAGTCAGCAATTGCTGCCTCCCCAGCACAGAGTTTGTATGCTGTAATGAATGACATACCAATTTGCATTGCAGACCATCTTGCAATTGTACCCCCATCACAAACTCTACCAACCAATGTTGGAACTCTTGAAACTTGGTATGTTCTCTTACCGATAGCAGCCTTTAACTGTTCTGCTTGTTCTTCTGGGAACAATTTGTTGATATCAATTAAGAACTTCTTATCAATTTCATCTGCTAATTCGTCATCTCCTGTGAATATCTTAGCATAACAGTCCCATGCTAATGCTGGGTGAACCTCAACCATGTGCTCCTGGACAACTGCTCCCCCTGGCAAAGCGTGGTTGATGGTTTCCATGTACTCGTTGATTGTTTCTGGTGTAACCTCAACCCCTAACCTCTTCTCTAAAACTGCGTGTGCTGTATCCATACCAACAATAACAGTTCTCCTTATATCATCCCAGAATTGTTGCATTGCAGCGTTGTTCATGAAGTGTAAGTCATCTCCTTCAACAATGTAGTCTGTTCCAGAGAGTTTGTATGGCATTAATTTTCTTTGCCCTAATGGAACCCCAATATCCGGGTTGTAGAATGGAATGCCTCCCCTTTTCTCAGCCAATTTCTCTGCTGCTTCAACGAATTCTCTTTTTCTTGCTGATTGTCTCCATCCTCCAAATACGTAGAACTTTGTGTATTTTTCTTTTGGATCTTCTTCAAATTTCTCCTTTAATGCTTTTAAGAATAATTTCTTTTCTGCTCCCATAGGCTCACCTCAAAGAATTTGTGGGGACTTTATTTATTATTATTTATTATTTTGGAAATTTAAAAGATTTTATATTATAGGAAAGATTTTAGAG harbors:
- the mcrA gene encoding coenzyme-B sulfoethylthiotransferase subunit alpha, whose translation is MGAEKKLFLKALKEKFEEDPKEKYTKFYVFGGWRQSARKREFVEAAEKLAEKRGGIPFYNPDIGVPLGQRKLMPYKLSGTDYIVEGDDLHFMNNAAMQQFWDDIRRTVIVGMDTAHAVLEKRLGVEVTPETINEYMETINHALPGGAVVQEHMVEVHPALAWDCYAKIFTGDDELADEIDKKFLIDINKLFPEEQAEQLKAAIGKRTYQVSRVPTLVGRVCDGGTIARWSAMQIGMSFITAYKLCAGEAAIADFSYAAKHADVIQMGTLLPARRARGPNEPGGIPFGILADVVQTTRVSDDPVEQSLEVVASGAMLYDQIWLGSYMSGGVGFTQYATASYTDDILDDFSYYGYDYVEKKYGICGAKPTMDVVEDIATEVTLYALECYDEFPALLEDHFGGSQRAAVAAAASGISVCMATGNSNAGLNGWYLSQILHKEYHSRLGFYGYDLQDQCGASNSLSIRNDESSPLELRGPNYPNYAMNVGHQGEYAGITQAAHSARKDAFALNPLIKVAFADPSLVFDFSHPRKEFARGALREFEPAGERDPIIPAH